The Thermocrinis ruber genome has a window encoding:
- a CDS encoding phytoene desaturase family protein, whose translation MFDYVIVGGGIGGVVSYAILKKIGRNVALLEKEPYLGGCSATFRRKNYLYNAGASTLVGLEEHMPLGKVFKFLNLPKPKVKKLEVPMVVYVGDKVIKRYSDREKTIFELEKNFNYKNLKSLWQKVYSISDANWQNIYSVIPINYKNPKLLLKKFFENCRYIMQTLPYHFKTSYEFFKDHLGNFDEDFKHFLDNQILMTSQGYSEEVPISVGAMGLTYPNLDNYYVYGGMGKVFDFLAHDYKNVFLRHRVIKIRKVKDVFQVITDKGVFEAKNVILNKTIWDYCDLLEDLKENCIKNRKIYSKIWSSLTIYFNVEDKENLIDEYHYQIIHKDINPYTGSNSFFVSVSDKEDEVLTKDGKKSVTISTHCKISLWQDLDKQEYLEKKEKAKEFILNKLFEYVPKFKYLSIENVIVGTPKTFQRYTGRYNGTVGGIPLIKDYIPLRYPFNFTPIKGLYLVGDSVFPGQGWPGVIVGVLNLLLQIEDIDEILY comes from the coding sequence ATGTTTGATTATGTGATTGTTGGTGGCGGTATTGGTGGAGTAGTTTCTTACGCTATATTAAAAAAGATAGGTAGAAACGTTGCTTTGCTTGAAAAGGAACCATACTTGGGCGGTTGTAGTGCAACTTTTAGAAGAAAAAACTACCTATACAACGCTGGAGCTTCCACTTTGGTTGGTCTTGAAGAGCACATGCCATTGGGCAAGGTCTTTAAATTCTTAAACCTTCCAAAGCCAAAAGTGAAAAAACTTGAAGTTCCAATGGTCGTTTATGTTGGAGATAAAGTAATCAAAAGATACTCAGATAGAGAAAAAACAATTTTTGAGCTTGAGAAAAATTTTAACTACAAAAACCTAAAATCCCTTTGGCAAAAGGTTTATTCTATATCTGATGCCAACTGGCAGAACATCTACAGCGTGATACCTATAAACTACAAAAACCCAAAACTACTTTTAAAAAAGTTCTTTGAAAATTGCAGATACATAATGCAAACCTTACCCTATCACTTCAAGACTTCCTACGAGTTTTTCAAAGATCACTTGGGAAATTTTGATGAGGATTTCAAGCACTTTTTAGACAATCAGATTCTGATGACATCGCAAGGATACAGTGAAGAGGTTCCTATATCTGTTGGTGCTATGGGTTTAACATACCCAAACCTTGATAATTACTACGTTTATGGTGGAATGGGAAAGGTCTTTGACTTTTTAGCCCACGACTACAAGAACGTTTTTTTAAGGCATAGGGTAATAAAAATTAGAAAAGTAAAAGATGTTTTCCAGGTTATAACAGACAAGGGAGTTTTTGAGGCTAAAAACGTGATCCTAAATAAAACCATTTGGGATTACTGCGACTTGCTTGAGGATTTGAAAGAGAATTGCATCAAAAACAGAAAGATATACTCAAAAATATGGTCAAGCTTAACAATCTACTTTAACGTAGAAGATAAAGAGAACTTAATTGATGAATATCACTACCAGATAATTCACAAAGACATAAATCCTTACACCGGTAGTAATTCCTTCTTTGTATCCGTGTCAGACAAAGAGGACGAAGTGCTTACAAAGGATGGCAAGAAATCTGTAACTATTTCCACACACTGCAAAATATCCCTATGGCAGGATTTAGACAAGCAGGAATATCTTGAGAAAAAAGAGAAGGCAAAGGAATTTATCTTAAATAAACTTTTTGAGTATGTGCCCAAGTTTAAATACCTCAGCATAGAAAATGTTATAGTAGGAACTCCAAAGACCTTTCAAAGATACACTGGAAGGTACAATGGAACGGTAGGAGGAATACCGCTTATAAAGGACTACATTCCGCTAAGGTATCCTTTTAACTTTACACCAATAAAAGGTTTGTATTTGGTTGGAGACTCTGTTTTCCCAGGTCAAGGCTGGCCTGGTGTCATAGTTGGCGTGCTAAACTTACTTCTGCAAATAGAGGATATAGATGAGATACTTTATTGA
- a CDS encoding flavin reductase family protein, producing MFKTIENGYTLGYVPRPLVIVVVGENPFTVGWHTPVNKNPFLYSISIDKTNYSYRLLKDNFTINFLTSEYFEQILIAGSYHGDQVDKLSLMKNIHLIDSEKVASKSILESFMVYECEVYEKLDFQDHSLVIGRVLAIKYKRGKVKPKNKLVFSMGKNYYCFNTKGFYKKI from the coding sequence TTTAAAACAATAGAGAATGGTTATACCCTTGGATATGTCCCACGGCCGCTCGTTATAGTGGTCGTGGGCGAAAATCCTTTTACCGTTGGCTGGCATACGCCTGTAAATAAAAATCCCTTTTTATACTCTATATCCATAGATAAGACAAACTACAGCTACAGGCTTTTGAAAGACAACTTCACAATCAATTTTTTAACATCAGAGTACTTTGAACAAATTCTTATTGCAGGCTCTTATCACGGAGACCAAGTTGATAAACTAAGCTTAATGAAGAACATACATTTGATAGATAGCGAAAAAGTGGCTTCAAAAAGCATCTTAGAGTCCTTTATGGTTTATGAGTGTGAAGTTTATGAAAAATTGGATTTTCAGGATCATTCCCTCGTGATTGGTAGGGTTTTAGCAATAAAGTACAAGCGAGGAAAGGTAAAACCCAAGAATAAGTTAGTTTTCTCAATGGGAAAGAACTACTACTGCTTCAACACTAAAGGATTTTATAAAAAAATCTGA
- a CDS encoding sensor histidine kinase, protein MRYFIEINRKDWTIVFVFGLVFGSILGGFISLILNIPVIKGMISGAIFGFFIFVFSFTLINLSNKKILPLLSDKYWTFVSLLMAFFAGFLGSITAFEFIKMLKLIELEFSVLLLLYLSAMVGLLTMLIGNLLYMIVNSKKVEEELNRLNIELRLKALEYQINPHFLFNALNTLSELIYIDPKLAEKGMLKLSQFLRMIIDENSIITLQDELKIVKNFIFIEKLRFPAIEFEFNIDKDTLSLQVPKMSIQLLVENAIKHGLRNNGKVIINSYIKDGYLYVEVKDSGKGFEDIKEGTGLKNLRERLKIFFNGELEYFYDGKFSTFRFFYKIL, encoded by the coding sequence ATGAGATACTTTATTGAGATAAACAGAAAAGACTGGACGATAGTGTTTGTCTTTGGCTTAGTGTTTGGTTCAATTCTTGGCGGTTTTATATCTCTAATTTTGAACATTCCCGTTATAAAGGGAATGATTTCCGGTGCTATTTTTGGATTTTTTATATTTGTGTTTTCTTTTACTTTAATCAATCTAAGCAACAAGAAGATCCTGCCCTTGTTGAGCGATAAATACTGGACTTTTGTGAGTCTCTTAATGGCTTTCTTTGCTGGATTTCTTGGAAGTATAACCGCCTTTGAATTTATAAAGATGCTAAAACTGATAGAACTGGAGTTTTCCGTTCTACTTCTCCTCTATCTGAGCGCAATGGTAGGACTCTTGACAATGTTAATAGGTAATCTTTTATACATGATTGTAAATTCCAAGAAAGTAGAGGAAGAGTTGAATAGGTTAAACATAGAGCTAAGGCTAAAAGCATTAGAGTATCAGATAAATCCACACTTTTTATTCAACGCTTTAAACACACTCTCGGAGTTAATTTACATAGACCCAAAGCTTGCGGAAAAAGGAATGCTAAAACTATCTCAATTCCTAAGAATGATCATAGACGAGAATAGCATCATAACCTTACAGGATGAGCTTAAAATAGTGAAAAACTTTATCTTTATTGAGAAGTTAAGATTTCCCGCCATAGAGTTTGAGTTTAACATAGACAAAGATACACTATCTTTGCAAGTCCCTAAGATGTCCATACAGCTTCTTGTTGAAAATGCCATAAAGCATGGTTTGAGAAACAACGGAAAAGTTATCATAAACTCTTACATAAAAGATGGATATCTTTATGTGGAGGTTAAAGATAGCGGAAAAGGTTTTGAAGATATAAAGGAGGGAACGGGTCTTAAAAATCTGAGAGAGAGATTAAAGATATTTTTCAACGGAGAGTTAGAATACTTTTATGATGGAAAGTTTTCCACATTCAGATTTTTTTATAAAATCCTTTAG